One Methylobacterium sp. NMS14P DNA window includes the following coding sequences:
- a CDS encoding GNAT family N-acetyltransferase produces the protein MTSLREISSADVASILALNSAHVAELSLLDEQGLSELVAGSFHARRTGREEAFLIALDERHPTYASPNYLWFRRRYRRFVYVDRIVVAEHARGRGLARTLYEDLFRQASEAGHDLIVCEVNSVPPNAASDAFHARLGFAEVGAAVIHGGAKTVRYLALRLQAV, from the coding sequence CGATCCTCGCCCTGAACAGCGCGCACGTGGCCGAACTCTCCCTGCTCGACGAACAGGGACTCTCCGAACTCGTGGCCGGAAGCTTCCATGCGCGCCGGACTGGTCGCGAAGAGGCATTCCTGATTGCCCTCGACGAGCGGCACCCGACCTATGCGAGTCCGAACTACCTTTGGTTCCGGCGCCGCTACCGCCGCTTCGTCTACGTCGACCGGATCGTCGTTGCGGAGCACGCCCGCGGCCGCGGGCTCGCGCGTACGCTCTACGAGGACCTCTTCCGGCAGGCGTCTGAGGCCGGCCACGATCTGATCGTGTGCGAGGTCAACTCGGTGCCGCCCAACGCGGCCTCGGACGCCTTCCATGCACGGCTCGGCTTCGCGGAGGTCGGCGCGGCCGTCATACACGGCGGCGCCAAGACGGTGCGCTATCTCGCCCTCCGCCTGCAGGCGGTCTGA